In the Lactobacillus paragasseri genome, GATCACTACCAGAATCATCTGAATAGCATTCATTTATAAAAATCCCCCTATAATTTATTTCTTTTCATCAACTAATTTTTGAGCTTTTTCCAAAAGTTCATCCATATTTTGCTTACCATCAGAAGGAACTTTACGGACATCAAACTTAACGCCCAAATCTTTTAATTTTTTATATGTATCAATATCTTTTTGATCCATTGCCAAAACAGTATTGACATTAACTTTACCATCGCTATAAGCCATGGAACCGATATTCAATTCTTTGATATCCATTCCACCTTCAATAGCTTTAAGCGCGTCTTCTGGATTTTCAAATAAAATTAATGCTTTAGTATTTCCAAACCGTGGATCTTTTACTACTTTAAGCATTTTATCGATTGGAACAACGTTTGCAGGTACACCAGCTGGAGCGGCTTCCTTAATCATTGTCTTACGAATTTTATCCTTAGCAACATTATCTGAAACAACAATAATCCGATTTGGATTCATTGCTTTAGTCCAACCAGTTGCAACTTGACCATGAAGAAGACGTGAATCGATTCTAGCTAAAACATATTTAATGTGGCCATCACCGATAACAGTGCCTTCTGGAATTGCACCTTGTGGCTGTGCGTCAGAACTAGAAGCTGATTTAGCAGTAGTCTCTTTAGGCATAAGAGATTCAGGTTGCGTCTTAATTCCATCACGACCTGGCTTAACAATGGCTTTGGCAATATCATGGGCATTATCACTTCCCATTCTTTGACCTAAAGCTTCAATAACCATTGGTAAGTTCATACCAGAAACAATAGCCCAAGTATCTTCATGTTCTTTAACAAGATTGTTTGCTTGGTTAAATGGCGTACCTCCCCATAAATCGATCAAAAACAAGACTTGGTCTTGATCATCAAAAGAAGCAACCGCCTTTTCCATC is a window encoding:
- a CDS encoding PTS sugar transporter subunit IIB, giving the protein MVGIVLASHGGFADGIFQSAEMIFGKQENLAHVILKPDEGPDDIRAKMEKAVASFDDQDQVLFLIDLWGGTPFNQANNLVKEHEDTWAIVSGMNLPMVIEALGQRMGSDNAHDIAKAIVKPGRDGIKTQPESLMPKETTAKSASSSDAQPQGAIPEGTVIGDGHIKYVLARIDSRLLHGQVATGWTKAMNPNRIIVVSDNVAKDKIRKTMIKEAAPAGVPANVVPIDKMLKVVKDPRFGNTKALILFENPEDALKAIEGGMDIKELNIGSMAYSDGKVNVNTVLAMDQKDIDTYKKLKDLGVKFDVRKVPSDGKQNMDELLEKAQKLVDEKK